A region from the Sandaracinus amylolyticus genome encodes:
- a CDS encoding metallophosphoesterase family protein, producing the protein MQVGLISDTHGLVRPEALAALAGVARVVHAGDVGGRHVLDALSAIAPVTAVRGNNDDDAFGRTLPERATITLGGARVHVVHERAHVALDEHVALVVTGHSHRPAIEARDGVTWIDPGSAGPRRFSLPITIARIEIVRGVVRDARIVTLDVAPPRGRARKR; encoded by the coding sequence ATGCAGGTCGGTCTGATCTCCGACACTCACGGGCTGGTGCGCCCCGAGGCGCTCGCCGCGCTCGCGGGCGTCGCGCGCGTCGTGCACGCGGGCGACGTCGGAGGACGGCACGTTCTGGACGCGCTCTCGGCGATCGCGCCGGTGACCGCGGTGCGCGGCAACAACGACGACGACGCGTTCGGGCGCACGCTGCCCGAGCGGGCGACGATCACGCTCGGTGGCGCGCGCGTCCACGTGGTGCACGAGCGCGCGCACGTCGCGCTCGACGAGCACGTCGCGCTCGTGGTCACGGGTCACTCGCATCGGCCCGCGATCGAAGCGCGCGACGGAGTCACGTGGATCGACCCGGGCAGCGCGGGGCCGCGCCGGTTCTCGTTGCCGATCACGATCGCGCGCATCGAGATCGTGCGCGGCGTGGTGCGCGACGCGCGCATCGTGACGCTCGACGTCGCACCGCCGCGCGGCAGGGCTCGGAAGCGCTGA
- a CDS encoding M50 family metallopeptidase: MAYARAVLGLVLSAIVLSLVGALAQRGAAAMLGVPARLVLGTGPRIGPRDREPGPIEFRPLPVWVSARIVDVRGGLGRAVAALAVGPIAMLLLPAAILVVAVVERGAEEIDPGPPLVVGFVEEGSPAHVAGIAPGDVVESVDGRAIDTLASLIDAVRARGGIETPVVVRRGETRREVALVPLSIGDRAVIGVRARPERRAVGVGEAIAVSARAVVGLWRNLISSVAPDDHDGTEPIVGPVGLRGARDGALDGATRVALIALAWTAVAPLWAIVASIGSAIAFVGARRR; this comes from the coding sequence ATGGCGTACGCTCGCGCCGTGCTCGGCCTCGTGCTGTCCGCGATCGTCCTCTCGCTCGTCGGTGCGCTCGCGCAGCGTGGCGCGGCGGCGATGCTCGGCGTGCCGGCGCGCCTCGTGCTCGGCACCGGGCCACGCATCGGGCCGCGTGATCGCGAGCCGGGGCCGATCGAATTCCGGCCGCTCCCGGTGTGGGTCTCGGCGCGCATCGTCGACGTGCGTGGCGGGCTCGGCCGCGCCGTCGCCGCGCTCGCGGTCGGCCCGATCGCGATGTTGCTGCTGCCCGCGGCGATCCTCGTCGTCGCGGTGGTGGAGCGCGGCGCGGAGGAGATCGATCCCGGTCCGCCGCTCGTCGTGGGCTTCGTCGAGGAGGGATCCCCCGCGCACGTGGCGGGCATCGCGCCCGGCGACGTCGTCGAGTCGGTCGACGGACGCGCGATCGACACCCTCGCGTCGTTGATCGACGCCGTGCGCGCGCGCGGCGGGATCGAGACGCCGGTCGTGGTCCGGCGCGGCGAGACGCGGCGCGAGGTCGCGCTCGTGCCGCTCTCGATCGGTGATCGCGCCGTGATCGGAGTGCGCGCCCGACCCGAGCGGCGCGCAGTCGGGGTGGGCGAGGCGATCGCGGTGTCGGCGCGCGCGGTGGTCGGGCTGTGGCGCAACCTGATCTCGTCGGTCGCGCCCGACGATCACGACGGAACCGAGCCGATCGTGGGCCCGGTGGGCCTGCGCGGCGCGCGCGACGGCGCGCTCGACGGAGCGACGCGCGTCGCGCTGATCGCGCTCGCGTGGACCGCGGTCGCGCCGCTGTGGGCGATCGTCGCGAGCATCGGCTCGGCGATCGCGTTCGTCGGCGCGCGTCGGCGTTGA